A genomic segment from Balneola sp. encodes:
- a CDS encoding GTP cyclohydrolase I FolE2 translates to MISNQVRRFYDPTFTITPEYKETLPDLQNGPASLIEGANVPIQQVGISNFRLPLQLKKRDGKPITLEVSVDGYVSLDANKKGINMSRIMRTFYGFKDRVFSLDMLEEVLKSYKEDLESQESFLRLTFSYPMIQESLRSGMEGYQYYDVSLEGHLDNYDRFHKHMHLKFVYSSACPCSYELAEHARVERGVAAIPHSQRSEAEVTVSLRDEFFVEDLVQICQTALKTETQVMVKREDEQAFAELNGAYQKFVEDAARLLYEELDTYNSIRDFVVRCAHYESLHSHDAVSRICKGLPNGLR, encoded by the coding sequence ATGATTTCTAATCAAGTTCGTAGGTTCTATGATCCTACATTTACTATTACACCCGAATACAAAGAGACTTTACCCGATTTACAGAACGGACCTGCATCATTAATCGAAGGTGCAAATGTTCCCATTCAGCAAGTAGGAATTTCAAATTTTCGCTTACCTCTTCAGCTTAAAAAGAGAGATGGTAAACCCATCACACTTGAAGTATCGGTTGATGGGTATGTGAGCCTGGATGCTAACAAGAAAGGCATCAATATGAGCCGTATAATGCGGACTTTTTATGGGTTTAAAGACCGGGTGTTCTCTCTAGATATGTTAGAGGAAGTATTGAAGTCATATAAAGAAGACTTAGAATCACAGGAATCATTCCTGCGGTTAACTTTTTCCTATCCTATGATACAAGAGAGCCTACGATCGGGAATGGAAGGATATCAATATTATGATGTTTCGCTGGAAGGTCATCTTGATAATTATGACCGCTTTCATAAGCATATGCATTTAAAGTTTGTGTACAGCAGTGCTTGTCCGTGTTCTTATGAACTCGCTGAGCACGCTCGTGTAGAAAGGGGAGTAGCGGCAATTCCTCATAGCCAGCGAAGTGAGGCAGAGGTTACAGTTTCACTGAGAGATGAATTTTTTGTAGAGGATTTAGTCCAAATTTGCCAAACAGCTCTTAAAACCGAAACGCAAGTGATGGTTAAAAGAGAGGATGAGCAAGCCTTTGCGGAACTTAATGGTGCCTACCAGAAATTTGTGGAAGATGCTGCACGCCTTCTTTACGAAGAACTGGATACATACAATAGTATTAGAGACTTCGTAGTCCGATGTGCTCATTACGAAAGCTTACACAGCCATGATGCGGTAAGCAGAATTTGTAAAGGACTTCCCAACGGGCTTAGATAG
- a CDS encoding T9SS C-terminal target domain-containing protein: MKYLQFLSVLGLLFLISNNPVQAQLFEDFEGAEKASYTGATVSLSSGNWFLDDALLGNLANDKFNGSQGVRMDRRNDRTGNIYMQFDKTDGADEVSFYFANYGSSDDNELQVQYSTDGGSTWENLGDPLAAPSTLEQRTISVAISGNIRFKFIQSAGTDRLNIDDIRITDFVEASDTATIAVTVDDITINDTGTTTFPTTLVGTSREKTLSIKNTGNTQLDISEVTITGQGFSVSSLADSSLAFNESTDLTLTFEPQSAGEAAGSISILNNSENAPSFGVTLSGEGIEDGEIIPISTARDFPLGTRVTVTGRVTVGNEFGGPLYMQDGTAGIAVFWELLHTTAEIGDSVTVTGPLTVFRPIAGNDEDFLLQISDTDDDSNVLFEIIDTEKREVSPRPVNLEQVNSGNYEGQLVVIQNATIDHSGAFQGNQNYGVSDGFADAELRIDNNTNLVGAQAPTEATNIVAAVGKFAGVYQILPRFTADVGVEEVTFPGDSISKDFTLDVVTWNIEWFGDEGNGPADVNTQFENVKTLVTTLDADIYALQEISDVTLFNSLVSDLQDYDGVIADFSQTQRTAYLYNTNSIQFQDSELITSGMVQSDWANGRYPFLLQFTANINGEGREIYAYNIHAKAFGEPSDYSQRLNASGQLKSYLDNTHQGDNVIVLGDFNDEILESTSEGEDSPYKNFDDDTEYTIVTKSLEQAGYTSFSRFSMIDHIVFNSQLSDEYFEGTERVENPFYIGSFLSETSDHFPVWVRFKWGVITSNEDEPSERAYTLRLDQNYPNPFNPTTTISYNLENASQVNLEVFDLMGRRVATLVSERQTAGEQSVSFDASSLSSGVYIYQLTAGGSSLTRKMVLLK; the protein is encoded by the coding sequence ATGAAGTATTTGCAGTTTCTTTCCGTTCTAGGTCTTCTTTTTCTTATTTCCAACAATCCGGTTCAGGCTCAGCTCTTCGAAGATTTCGAAGGTGCTGAAAAGGCAAGTTATACCGGAGCTACTGTTAGCCTTTCTTCAGGAAACTGGTTTCTGGATGATGCCTTACTGGGAAACCTGGCCAATGACAAGTTTAATGGCTCCCAGGGAGTAAGAATGGATCGCAGAAATGACCGGACCGGAAACATCTATATGCAATTTGATAAGACGGATGGTGCTGATGAAGTCTCCTTTTATTTCGCTAATTATGGAAGTAGCGATGACAATGAGTTGCAAGTACAGTACTCAACTGATGGAGGAAGCACCTGGGAAAATCTTGGCGATCCCTTAGCTGCTCCGTCAACCCTTGAACAACGAACAATTTCGGTTGCCATTTCCGGCAATATCCGCTTCAAATTCATACAATCGGCTGGCACAGACCGATTGAATATTGATGATATCCGAATCACCGATTTTGTAGAAGCCAGCGATACCGCAACAATTGCCGTTACTGTAGATGATATCACCATTAATGATACGGGCACTACTACATTCCCGACTACCCTGGTAGGTACCTCAAGAGAAAAAACACTCAGTATCAAAAATACAGGTAATACCCAGTTAGACATTTCAGAAGTAACCATCACAGGACAAGGATTCTCCGTTTCAAGCCTTGCGGATAGTTCTCTGGCTTTCAATGAATCAACGGATCTGACGCTAACATTCGAACCTCAAAGTGCAGGTGAAGCAGCTGGTTCTATTAGTATTCTTAATAACTCCGAAAACGCCCCTTCATTTGGTGTAACACTCTCCGGTGAAGGAATCGAAGATGGAGAGATTATTCCGATCTCAACAGCCAGAGATTTTCCACTTGGTACCCGTGTAACCGTTACCGGAAGGGTAACAGTAGGTAATGAATTCGGAGGCCCGCTTTACATGCAGGATGGTACTGCCGGAATTGCTGTTTTTTGGGAGCTCCTTCATACTACTGCTGAAATAGGAGATTCTGTTACTGTTACCGGTCCACTTACTGTTTTCAGACCTATTGCTGGAAATGATGAAGACTTCTTACTTCAAATTTCTGATACAGATGACGACAGCAATGTACTCTTCGAAATTATTGACACTGAAAAAAGGGAAGTATCTCCAAGACCAGTAAATCTTGAGCAGGTTAATTCCGGTAATTATGAAGGTCAGTTAGTAGTCATCCAGAATGCAACGATTGATCATTCCGGCGCTTTTCAAGGGAATCAAAACTATGGAGTATCAGACGGTTTCGCAGATGCTGAACTTCGAATTGACAATAATACCAATCTGGTAGGAGCTCAGGCACCGACTGAAGCTACCAATATTGTGGCCGCAGTAGGTAAGTTTGCGGGAGTTTATCAAATCCTTCCTCGTTTCACCGCCGATGTTGGTGTCGAAGAAGTTACATTTCCGGGAGATAGTATTTCTAAGGACTTTACACTGGATGTAGTAACATGGAACATCGAGTGGTTTGGAGACGAAGGTAATGGCCCTGCCGATGTTAACACCCAATTTGAAAATGTTAAAACCTTAGTTACAACTTTGGATGCAGATATCTATGCATTACAGGAAATTTCGGATGTAACGCTTTTTAATTCTTTGGTCTCCGATTTACAGGATTATGATGGGGTAATTGCGGATTTTAGCCAAACTCAAAGAACGGCTTACTTATACAATACGAACTCTATTCAATTTCAGGATTCCGAGCTAATTACATCCGGTATGGTTCAATCAGATTGGGCAAACGGAAGGTATCCTTTCTTGCTTCAGTTCACGGCCAATATCAATGGTGAGGGAAGGGAAATCTACGCGTATAATATTCACGCTAAAGCTTTTGGGGAACCATCTGATTATAGCCAGAGATTAAATGCATCCGGTCAATTGAAAAGTTATTTAGATAATACTCATCAAGGAGATAACGTCATCGTTCTGGGAGATTTTAACGATGAAATCCTTGAATCGACCAGTGAAGGCGAGGACTCACCTTATAAAAACTTTGACGACGACACTGAATACACCATAGTGACTAAATCATTAGAGCAGGCAGGTTATACTTCTTTTTCAAGGTTTTCAATGATTGACCACATTGTATTCAATTCACAGTTGTCCGATGAATATTTTGAAGGAACTGAGCGGGTAGAGAATCCATTTTATATCGGAAGCTTTTTAAGTGAAACTTCAGATCACTTTCCAGTATGGGTTCGATTTAAGTGGGGAGTAATCACTTCAAATGAAGATGAGCCTTCTGAAAGAGCATATACGTTGAGGCTGGATCAAAATTACCCGAATCCTTTTAATCCTACTACTACCATTTCTTATAACCTGGAAAATGCTTCACAGGTTAATCTGGAAGTATTCGATCTTATGGGTAGAAGAGTAGCAACGTTGGTAAGTGAAAGACAGACGGCTGGTGAACAATCGGTTTCATTTGATGCATCCTCACTTTCAAGTGGTGTTTACATTTATCAATTGACTGCAGGGGGTTCATCATTAACAAGAAAAATGGTGCTGTTGAAGTAA
- a CDS encoding 6-carboxytetrahydropterin synthase codes for MIFVTRKTHFNAAHRLNNPNESEEWNKNTYGKCNYPNWHGHNYVLEVTVAGDPDPKTGYVIDLGALKSIIKKRITDPCDHKNLNLDVPFLKGIIPTSENLVKAFYEELKENVEQSASQGSVLYSVKLFETERNIAEYCPYRRTS; via the coding sequence GTGATATTCGTAACGCGCAAAACACATTTTAACGCAGCCCATCGGCTTAACAATCCAAACGAGTCGGAAGAGTGGAATAAAAACACTTACGGGAAGTGCAATTATCCGAATTGGCATGGCCACAACTATGTACTGGAAGTAACCGTTGCGGGAGATCCTGATCCTAAAACAGGGTATGTGATAGATCTCGGTGCACTTAAGTCCATTATCAAGAAGAGAATTACCGATCCTTGCGATCACAAAAATCTAAATCTGGATGTTCCTTTTCTTAAGGGAATTATCCCAACCTCTGAGAATTTAGTTAAAGCTTTTTATGAGGAACTAAAGGAGAACGTTGAGCAATCCGCATCACAAGGTAGCGTTCTCTATTCGGTGAAGCTGTTCGAGACCGAACGAAACATAGCCGAATATTGTCCATATCGACGGACTAGTTAA
- a CDS encoding CHRD domain-containing protein, which translates to MKKQANILLLLAALIFSSAGVFAQDVSLNLIGQYHTGLFDAGAAEISAYDPASKQLFFTNAEDNSIVVLDLSDPNNPSEVTTIDMSVYGDGVNSVAVYNGLVAVAVQADPVTDPGSVVFFKASDASHISTATVGALPDMLTFTNDGETVVVANEGEPNDDYDVDPEGSISILDVSGIDASAGTGSAVVSTADFNDFDTQEATLLAEGVRIFGPGATVSEDLEPEYVTISSDDATAYVVLQENNAIAVVDIASATVTDIWALGFKDHSEFGNEIDASNDDNAINLAKWPVMGMYQPDAISIITMDGNDYLITANEGDARDYDGFSEEFRIGDFRLNPSVFTDSDLQEDENLGRLRTTNTLGMNADSLFFVMEADSAQETSGGDNRGSGEGEFKYDVAAQTMTFTMTFEGLDFNGFNGMDTLTTDDTSDDVTAMHFHNAASGADGGVLFNILTDGDTEVTTDDAGVTTVTGEWSESDSTFAAILSEMEEALFEEEISLYVNVHTVGQSNGAIRGQLIADPMFDELYSYGARSFSIWSATDGSLVYDSGSDMELRLSLLEPDNFNSTNSENDSFDNRSDDKGPEPEAVTVVYLAGKTYAFIGLERIGGVMVYDVSDPTDPTYISYANPRNFNELDFNEDTIEELADADDTEAIAAIMRSTIASGPESITFLKQGTSPAALPLALVSNEVTGSITVHEVEFASEAAPIFISEYADGDGGSNKYLELYNPTDEDVLLQDYAIARVSNAPSLPGDFESWEDFSATDTIKANSTFLWVNPSAVDSLLDLADATGSAFFNGDDAVALVFGTEDDYEVLDMFGDFLGDPGTAWDVAGISEATADRVLIRKSFIKEGNPAPQGSFGSSTLTSEWIVGEDGANDFSDAGEHMIDNSITLTILHNNDGESQLIDLGSDTLENFGGAARFKTLVEDLRDEADYPGSTSILLSSGDNFLAGPEFNAGVNNGVFYDALAMDQLAYDAIALGNHDFDFGPQNTADFISAFEQTSPTFLSANLDFNGEPSLKELEGDGRIASSTIVEAGGQMIGIIGATTPNLPFISSPGNVEVDSDVAGLVQDEIDALEAAGVNKIILISHLQGIEEDSTLATQLSGIDIMIAGGGDELLANDGDLLVPGDEEIVYGSYPITVQNLDGDDVPIVTTRGSYSYVGRLIVEFDENGDIVQVSDDSGPVRVSGIGTDAVDEDLTMFETVVEPVADFLDQLDQNVIAVSDVALDGVRGNVRGKETNLGNLISQAYLRVAQDRAPDFGVNVPDVALQNGGGIRNDNVIAAGDITELLTFDILPFGNFLSVVEEIPAEQFKEIMENAVSKISSETGEPSGSGTGRFAQAAGFYFVYDLEGEPRQFDDEGNVTFSGDRIVDLVLDDGTVIVRNGEVIEDAPNVNMAIGDFNAGGGDQYPFGDLGFTRLGITDQQAFSLYLSDSEYLDGEVSGDDFPEGGLGNITRTDTYIEDILETEEGVRVTVHGVVTRAAGAIARIQDPTAGVAVFSFSGEFRDSVETGYIRQGDLIRVTGEIDPFNGLHEIAGDLLFTVISRNNTLPEPQLVTLAEIAANGEEYENELVVVKDITITTDDTEFSLGTTYDITDESGETEVGLRVQTSSTGESANFVGTTVPDGEFTFTGVIGQFDGSGNNNSGYQLVPSLSSDIRTSFQLAILHNNDGESQLVNAGEGLEDFGGVARFKTMVDLMRSSNQAMSRGVLMLSSGDNFLAGPEYTVGENDSVFYDALAVDDIGYNALSLGNHDFDFGPEVTADFVSQINSIFLSANLDFSENASLSALEDDDQIAAAAVFEVNGEEIGIVGAITPNLPFISSPGDVEVLDDVATIVQAAIDELEAEGVDKIILISHLQGIEEDSVLATQLSGIDIMIAGGGDELLANDGDALIPGDEGDVFGSYPMYAENLDGNDVPIVTTTGSYKYLGQLVVEFDASGDVVQVLDESGPIRIAGGDNDDAVESDPYLQETVVDPVVEGLAELASNVIASSEVALDGVRSNIRARETNQGNLIADAFIWQANELANDFGAPQVQVAIANGGGIRNDNVIPAGDISELTTFDMLPFLNFITIVEGVTPERFKLMMENAVSRISLDGGEPISSGSGTGRYAQFAGFSMQYNPTLTAVELDDNLEATVEGLRVIDITLEDGTKIIENGQVVAGAPDVNLATANFTAAGGDQYPLADLDQTLVGVTYQQALSNYIVESLGGSITSAEYPEGGEGRAVVTDRMPVANEQISGLPTEFGLDQNYPNPFNPTTNIQFALPQAADVQLSVYNMLGQKVATLVNNKMEAGYHSVAFDARSLASGMYIYRIEAGKFTSVKKMMLIK; encoded by the coding sequence ATGAAGAAACAAGCTAACATTTTGCTGCTTTTAGCAGCTCTTATTTTTTCTTCCGCGGGGGTTTTTGCTCAGGATGTATCCTTAAATCTGATCGGGCAATACCATACCGGACTTTTTGATGCTGGTGCTGCTGAAATTTCAGCCTATGACCCAGCTTCAAAACAACTTTTTTTCACGAATGCTGAGGATAACTCAATCGTGGTATTAGATCTCAGCGACCCTAACAACCCCTCTGAAGTAACCACCATAGATATGAGTGTTTATGGTGATGGGGTTAACAGCGTAGCTGTTTACAATGGACTTGTAGCTGTTGCGGTACAGGCCGATCCTGTAACCGACCCTGGTAGCGTAGTCTTTTTCAAAGCCTCTGATGCAAGTCATATCAGCACTGCTACTGTTGGAGCACTACCAGACATGTTAACCTTCACGAATGATGGCGAAACAGTTGTAGTAGCCAATGAAGGTGAACCTAATGACGATTATGATGTAGACCCTGAAGGTTCTATTTCTATTCTTGATGTCTCGGGAATTGATGCAAGTGCCGGAACCGGTTCAGCTGTGGTATCAACTGCTGATTTCAATGATTTTGATACTCAAGAAGCTACTCTTTTAGCTGAAGGAGTAAGGATTTTTGGTCCCGGAGCAACAGTATCAGAAGATCTTGAACCGGAATACGTAACCATCTCCAGTGATGATGCTACTGCTTATGTAGTACTTCAGGAAAACAATGCTATTGCTGTTGTTGATATCGCTTCTGCTACCGTAACTGATATCTGGGCACTTGGATTTAAAGACCACTCAGAATTTGGCAACGAAATCGATGCAAGTAATGACGACAATGCCATCAACCTTGCTAAATGGCCTGTAATGGGTATGTATCAGCCTGATGCAATCTCTATCATCACAATGGATGGGAATGATTATTTAATTACCGCAAATGAAGGTGATGCCCGTGATTATGATGGTTTTTCTGAAGAATTCAGAATAGGTGATTTCCGATTAAACCCCTCTGTGTTTACTGATTCGGACTTACAGGAAGATGAAAACCTGGGCCGTTTAAGAACTACCAATACTCTTGGTATGAATGCGGATTCTCTATTTTTTGTGATGGAAGCTGATTCTGCACAGGAAACTTCAGGCGGAGATAATAGAGGATCTGGCGAAGGCGAGTTCAAGTATGATGTAGCTGCACAAACTATGACCTTTACCATGACTTTTGAAGGTCTGGACTTCAACGGCTTCAATGGTATGGATACCCTAACTACCGACGATACTTCTGATGATGTTACCGCAATGCATTTCCATAATGCGGCAAGCGGAGCTGATGGAGGAGTGCTCTTCAACATTTTGACTGATGGTGATACCGAGGTTACTACTGATGATGCAGGTGTTACTACAGTTACTGGTGAGTGGTCTGAATCAGATTCCACGTTTGCAGCTATTCTTTCTGAAATGGAGGAAGCTCTTTTTGAAGAAGAAATTTCACTTTATGTTAATGTTCATACCGTTGGTCAATCAAATGGCGCTATTCGTGGTCAGTTGATTGCTGATCCAATGTTTGACGAGCTTTATTCATATGGCGCGCGTTCGTTCAGTATCTGGAGTGCTACTGACGGTTCTTTGGTCTACGATAGTGGAAGCGATATGGAATTAAGGCTTTCATTGCTAGAACCTGATAATTTCAACTCTACCAATTCAGAGAATGATTCTTTTGATAACCGTTCTGACGATAAAGGGCCTGAGCCTGAAGCAGTAACTGTAGTTTACCTGGCAGGTAAAACCTATGCATTCATCGGTCTTGAAAGAATCGGTGGGGTTATGGTGTATGATGTAAGTGATCCAACCGATCCTACTTATATTTCTTATGCCAACCCAAGAAACTTCAACGAGCTGGACTTCAACGAAGATACTATTGAAGAATTGGCCGATGCTGATGATACTGAAGCTATTGCAGCAATTATGCGATCTACCATTGCCTCTGGTCCTGAAAGCATCACCTTTTTAAAGCAAGGTACCAGCCCTGCTGCCCTTCCTCTAGCTCTTGTCAGCAATGAGGTAACTGGTTCTATTACCGTTCATGAAGTTGAATTTGCTTCTGAGGCTGCTCCGATTTTTATCTCTGAGTATGCTGATGGAGATGGTGGAAGCAACAAGTACCTGGAACTTTATAATCCAACCGATGAAGATGTACTTCTCCAGGATTACGCAATTGCTCGTGTATCTAACGCGCCAAGCTTACCCGGTGATTTTGAAAGCTGGGAAGACTTTTCAGCTACAGATACAATCAAAGCTAATAGTACTTTCCTTTGGGTAAATCCAAGTGCTGTTGACTCGCTGCTCGATCTTGCTGATGCAACGGGTAGTGCATTCTTTAACGGAGATGATGCTGTTGCTCTCGTTTTCGGTACCGAAGATGATTATGAAGTACTTGATATGTTTGGCGATTTCCTTGGAGATCCGGGTACTGCCTGGGATGTAGCCGGTATCTCTGAAGCAACTGCTGATCGCGTACTTATAAGAAAGTCTTTCATTAAAGAAGGAAACCCTGCTCCTCAAGGCTCATTTGGTTCTTCAACGCTTACTTCTGAGTGGATTGTTGGAGAAGATGGAGCTAATGACTTTAGCGATGCCGGTGAGCATATGATTGATAACTCCATCACGCTAACCATTCTTCATAATAATGATGGTGAGTCTCAGCTTATAGATCTGGGATCGGATACTCTTGAAAACTTTGGGGGTGCTGCCCGCTTCAAAACTCTTGTTGAAGATTTAAGAGACGAAGCTGATTACCCAGGAAGTACTTCTATCCTGCTTTCTTCAGGGGATAACTTCCTTGCAGGTCCTGAATTTAATGCTGGTGTAAATAACGGGGTATTCTACGATGCTCTTGCAATGGACCAGCTTGCTTACGATGCAATTGCTCTTGGGAACCATGACTTCGACTTTGGCCCTCAAAATACTGCTGATTTCATCTCTGCATTCGAACAAACCAGCCCAACCTTCCTAAGTGCGAACCTTGACTTCAATGGCGAGCCTTCGCTAAAAGAACTTGAAGGCGATGGACGAATAGCAAGCAGTACTATTGTGGAAGCCGGGGGTCAAATGATTGGTATTATTGGTGCAACTACACCAAACCTTCCGTTTATCTCAAGCCCTGGTAATGTAGAAGTAGATTCTGATGTAGCCGGACTGGTACAGGACGAAATTGACGCTCTTGAAGCTGCGGGTGTTAATAAAATCATCCTTATTTCTCACCTTCAGGGTATTGAAGAAGATTCCACGCTTGCAACGCAACTTTCTGGCATCGACATCATGATTGCTGGTGGTGGTGATGAACTTCTTGCCAATGATGGTGATCTTCTGGTACCAGGAGACGAAGAAATCGTTTACGGCTCATATCCTATTACCGTACAAAACCTCGATGGTGATGATGTACCAATCGTTACAACCAGAGGGTCTTACTCTTATGTTGGACGATTAATCGTTGAGTTTGATGAGAACGGTGACATTGTTCAAGTAAGCGATGATTCCGGCCCGGTTCGAGTTTCAGGTATTGGAACTGACGCTGTAGATGAAGATCTGACTATGTTTGAAACTGTTGTGGAGCCTGTAGCTGACTTCCTTGATCAATTAGACCAAAATGTGATCGCAGTTAGTGATGTAGCACTTGATGGTGTAAGAGGTAACGTTCGAGGTAAAGAAACAAACCTTGGTAACCTTATTTCTCAGGCTTACTTAAGAGTTGCACAGGATAGAGCTCCTGATTTTGGAGTGAATGTTCCTGATGTTGCTCTTCAAAATGGTGGCGGTATCCGAAATGACAATGTGATTGCAGCTGGAGATATCACTGAATTACTAACCTTCGATATCCTTCCATTTGGAAACTTTCTCAGTGTAGTTGAAGAAATTCCTGCTGAGCAGTTTAAGGAAATTATGGAAAACGCCGTTTCCAAGATTAGTAGCGAAACCGGTGAACCAAGCGGAAGTGGTACTGGCCGATTTGCCCAGGCTGCAGGGTTCTATTTCGTATATGATCTAGAAGGCGAGCCTCGCCAGTTCGATGATGAAGGAAATGTTACGTTCTCAGGAGATCGAATTGTTGATCTTGTACTTGATGACGGAACGGTAATAGTTCGTAACGGAGAGGTAATCGAAGATGCTCCAAATGTTAATATGGCTATTGGTGACTTCAATGCAGGTGGCGGAGATCAATACCCATTTGGTGATCTTGGATTTACCAGATTAGGTATCACTGATCAGCAAGCATTCTCTCTCTACCTTTCTGACAGCGAGTATCTTGACGGCGAAGTTTCCGGAGATGATTTCCCAGAAGGTGGTCTTGGAAATATCACGCGTACTGACACCTATATTGAGGATATCCTTGAAACCGAAGAAGGTGTTCGTGTAACGGTTCACGGTGTTGTCACCAGAGCAGCAGGTGCTATTGCCAGAATCCAGGATCCTACAGCTGGTGTAGCAGTATTTAGCTTTAGTGGTGAGTTCCGCGATTCAGTAGAAACCGGTTATATCCGTCAGGGAGACCTGATAAGAGTGACTGGTGAAATTGATCCTTTTAACGGACTTCATGAAATCGCCGGAGACCTCCTATTTACCGTTATTTCTCGTAACAATACCCTTCCTGAGCCACAGTTGGTAACTCTTGCTGAGATTGCTGCTAATGGTGAGGAATATGAAAATGAGTTAGTGGTTGTAAAAGATATCACTATTACAACTGACGACACTGAGTTCTCTTTAGGAACTACCTATGATATCACTGATGAATCTGGCGAAACTGAAGTAGGACTTAGAGTTCAAACCAGCTCAACAGGTGAGTCTGCCAATTTTGTTGGAACTACAGTTCCTGATGGTGAATTTACATTTACAGGTGTTATTGGTCAGTTTGATGGTTCTGGAAATAATAACTCCGGATATCAGTTAGTACCAAGCTTATCTTCTGATATAAGAACTTCATTCCAGCTTGCCATCCTTCACAATAATGATGGCGAATCTCAGCTTGTGAATGCTGGCGAAGGTTTAGAAGACTTCGGTGGTGTAGCTCGATTCAAAACCATGGTTGATTTAATGAGATCATCTAACCAGGCTATGAGCCGTGGAGTATTGATGCTTTCTTCAGGAGATAACTTCCTGGCAGGCCCTGAATATACCGTTGGTGAAAACGATTCTGTATTCTACGATGCTCTTGCTGTAGATGACATTGGATACAACGCACTTTCGCTAGGTAACCACGATTTCGACTTTGGACCAGAAGTAACTGCCGATTTCGTTAGTCAAATCAACAGTATCTTCTTGAGTGCAAACCTTGATTTCTCTGAAAACGCATCCCTTTCGGCACTTGAAGATGATGATCAAATTGCAGCAGCTGCTGTATTTGAAGTAAATGGTGAGGAAATAGGAATCGTAGGTGCAATTACTCCAAACCTTCCATTCATCTCAAGCCCTGGCGATGTTGAAGTACTTGATGATGTTGCCACTATCGTTCAAGCTGCTATTGATGAGCTTGAAGCAGAAGGTGTCGACAAGATTATCTTGATCTCTCACTTACAGGGAATCGAAGAGGATTCAGTGCTAGCTACCCAGCTTTCCGGAATTGATATCATGATTGCTGGCGGTGGTGATGAACTTCTTGCTAACGACGGTGATGCCCTCATTCCTGGAGACGAAGGCGATGTATTTGGTTCATATCCAATGTACGCTGAAAACCTTGACGGAAACGACGTACCAATTGTAACTACTACTGGTAGCTACAAGTATCTTGGTCAGCTTGTCGTTGAGTTTGATGCGAGCGGTGATGTGGTACAGGTTCTGGATGAATCAGGCCCGATCAGAATTGCTGGTGGAGACAATGATGACGCTGTTGAAAGCGATCCATACCTACAAGAAACTGTAGTTGACCCGGTAGTTGAAGGGTTAGCAGAGCTTGCATCTAACGTGATTGCCAGCTCTGAGGTAGCTCTAGATGGTGTTAGATCAAATATCAGAGCTCGTGAAACAAACCAGGGTAACCTGATCGCAGATGCCTTCATATGGCAGGCAAATGAGTTAGCTAATGACTTTGGTGCTCCACAAGTTCAGGTTGCTATTGCTAACGGTGGTGGTATCAGAAATGACAATGTTATTCCTGCAGGAGATATCTCCGAGCTTACCACATTCGATATGCTGCCTTTCTTAAACTTCATCACTATCGTGGAAGGTGTTACACCGGAAAGATTCAAGCTGATGATGGAAAATGCAGTATCCAGAATCTCCCTTGACGGAGGTGAGCCTATCTCATCCGGAAGCGGTACAGGTAGATATGCTCAATTTGCAGGGTTTAGCATGCAATACAATCCAACATTAACCGCTGTTGAGTTAGATGATAATCTGGAAGCTACTGTTGAAGGGTTACGCGTAATCGATATTACTCTCGAAGATGGAACCAAGATCATCGAAAATGGACAAGTTGTTGCTGGCGCTCCTGATGTAAACCTTGCAACTGCTAACTTTACGGCAGCAGGTGGAGATCAATATCCGTTAGCCGATCTTGATCAAACACTGGTTGGTGTTACTTATCAGCAGGCACTTTCGAACTACATTGTTGAAAGTCTGGGAGGTTCTATCACTTCTGCTGAGTATCCAGAGGGTGGTGAAGGCAGAGCCGTAGTCACCGACAGAATGCCGGTTGCTAACGAGCAAATCTCCGGACTTCCAACCGAGTTTGGTCTGGATCAGAATTACCCGAATCCATTCAACCCCACTACTAACATCCAATTTGCTTTACCACAAGCTGCTGATGTTCAGTTGTCGGTATATAACATGCTTGGGCAAAAGGTAGCTACTCTTGTTAACAACAAGATGGAGGCTGGCTATCACAGCGTAGCTTTCGATGCAAGAAGCCTGGCTAGTGGCATGTATATTTACCGAATTGAAGCGGGTAAATTTACCAGCGTGAAGAAGATGATGCTTATCAAATAA